One window of the Brevibacterium limosum genome contains the following:
- a CDS encoding DUF488 domain-containing protein — MTASKDGSKNRSTSAHDDPRIRVRRIYDEPEPSDGARVLVDRVWPRGVSKDHARLDEWLKDVAPSNELRQWYGHDPDKYAEFARRYREELKDDTRAEAFDQLKELAEKGTLTLLTASKRDEISQAAVLKKSLDSGRHG, encoded by the coding sequence ATGACCGCCTCGAAGGACGGATCGAAGAACCGGTCGACGTCCGCGCATGACGATCCTCGGATCCGGGTGCGCCGCATCTACGACGAGCCCGAGCCGTCGGACGGAGCCAGGGTGCTCGTCGACCGCGTATGGCCGCGCGGAGTGAGCAAGGACCACGCCCGCCTCGACGAATGGCTCAAAGACGTCGCACCCTCCAACGAGCTGCGCCAGTGGTACGGGCACGACCCGGACAAGTACGCGGAGTTCGCGCGCCGCTATCGCGAAGAGCTCAAGGACGACACCCGCGCCGAGGCGTTCGACCAGCTCAAGGAGCTTGCGGAGAAGGGCACGCTCACGCTGCTCACCGCGTCGAAGCGCGACGAAATCAGTCAGGCAGCGGTGCTCAAGAAGTCCCTCGACAGCGGCAGGCACGGATGA
- a CDS encoding DinB family protein — MSPIEPDKKDWAEVLDTGCAECGFTGREDVLELSGPIAEAAASFAPALTRADAADRPRDDRWSSVEYAAHLRDVLTEFRSRTLLMLDEQAPTLPNFDGDAVALESDYRHQNAAEVLDGLNTAATAYADTLSGLEDGQWQRTGLRADGREFTIASLTRYGWHEVRHHLGDVGA; from the coding sequence ATGAGTCCGATCGAACCGGACAAGAAGGACTGGGCCGAAGTCCTCGACACCGGCTGTGCCGAGTGCGGCTTCACCGGGCGCGAGGACGTCCTCGAACTGAGCGGTCCCATCGCCGAGGCGGCCGCCTCCTTCGCGCCCGCGCTCACTCGTGCGGACGCCGCCGACCGTCCCCGCGATGACCGGTGGTCGAGCGTCGAATACGCCGCCCACCTGCGTGACGTCCTCACCGAGTTCCGCTCTCGCACCCTACTCATGCTCGATGAGCAGGCCCCGACTCTGCCGAACTTCGACGGCGATGCGGTGGCGCTCGAGTCCGACTACCGTCACCAGAACGCCGCCGAGGTGCTCGACGGACTGAACACGGCAGCAACCGCTTACGCAGACACGCTCTCCGGACTCGAAGACGGGCAGTGGCAGCGCACGGGACTGCGCGCCGACGGTCGGGAGTTCACGATCGCCTCGCTCACCCGCTACGGCTGG
- a CDS encoding TetR/AcrR family transcriptional regulator has protein sequence MSAESEDLNAIVRGARAEFRERQIVDAAVALMQEKGTHSVSMQAIAKSGGVSVGLLYKYFSDKEQIVLAAITRVLEEFRLRVPSAIAEPGDPVDRVIAAFSEFCRVVGEQRHAVVLTYQVSRALSKDGLKSIQDRELETLQPLVDVVAAAVEAGDLRDVDAQTLGHDLMSTAHMWALKHWYFQRIGLDLDTYIDRQVRTLVLSNLSEAARTK, from the coding sequence ATGTCAGCTGAATCCGAAGACCTCAACGCGATCGTCCGGGGCGCCCGCGCGGAATTCCGGGAGCGGCAGATCGTCGATGCCGCCGTGGCCCTGATGCAGGAGAAGGGCACCCATTCGGTGTCCATGCAGGCGATCGCGAAGTCCGGTGGGGTCAGTGTCGGACTGCTGTACAAGTACTTCTCGGACAAGGAGCAGATCGTGCTCGCCGCGATCACCCGCGTCCTCGAGGAGTTCCGTCTGCGTGTCCCCTCCGCCATCGCCGAGCCGGGTGATCCCGTGGACAGGGTCATCGCCGCGTTCTCAGAGTTCTGCCGCGTCGTCGGCGAACAGCGGCATGCGGTCGTGCTCACCTACCAGGTCTCCAGGGCCCTGTCGAAAGATGGACTGAAATCGATCCAGGACCGGGAGCTCGAAACCCTCCAGCCGCTCGTCGATGTCGTCGCCGCCGCGGTCGAGGCAGGGGATCTGCGTGATGTCGATGCCCAGACCCTCGGTCATGACCTCATGTCGACGGCGCACATGTGGGCGCTCAAGCACTGGTACTTCCAGAGGATCGGGCTCGACCTCGACACGTACATCGACCGGCAGGTGCGCACCCTTGTGCTGAGCAACCTCAGCGAGGCGGCTCGGACGAAATAG